The Meleagris gallopavo isolate NT-WF06-2002-E0010 breed Aviagen turkey brand Nicholas breeding stock chromosome 10, Turkey_5.1, whole genome shotgun sequence genome contains a region encoding:
- the FOXE3 gene encoding forkhead box protein E3, whose protein sequence is KRPVQRGKPPYSYIALIAMAIANAAERKLTLGGIYKFITERFPFYRENPKKWQNSIRHNLTLNDCFVKIPREPGHPGKGNYWTLDPAAEDMFDNGSFLRRRKRFKRTDITTYPGYMQNSSAFTPPPAVRPMAPAAPYPNALCSPTYSPQLSGTVFHPYATGVAPPAQHSRMFSIDSLISGQQALQPSPPAELAHPSLGLTGTELAPSCSAGTSEPPCFQPQPVSPGLLSRAGPNALAYPYAASPPHLPVGQGSYSPGSPQLYGAPSRLALPTVRPTACPEHNEQLLGLPASPLGQFSSGNAYGRQPNFSTGLERYM, encoded by the coding sequence AAACGGCCGGTTCAGCGGGGCAAACCGCCTTACTCCTATATCGCCCTCATCGCCATGGCCATCGCCAACGCCGCCGAGAGGAAGCTCACTTTGGGGGGCATCTATAAGTTCATCACCGAGCGCTTCCCTTTTTACCGGGAGAACCCCAAGAAGTGGCAGAACAGCATTCGCCACAACCTCACCCTCAACGATTGCTTCGTCAAGATCCCCCGTGAGCCCGGCCACCCCGGGAAAGGCAACTACTGGACGCTGGATCCTGCAGCCGAGGACATGTTCGACAACGGCAGCTTCCTGCGCCGGAGGAAACGCTTCAAGCGCACCGACATCACCACCTACCCAGGCTATATGCAGAACTCCAGCGCCTTCACCCCACCACCCGCCGTCCGCCCGATGGCCCCCGCCGCCCCCTACCCAAATGCCCTCTGCTCGCCCACCTACAGCCCGCAGCTCTCGGGCACCGTCTTCCATCCCTACGCAACCGGGGTGGCACCGCCGGCGCAGCACTCGCGGATGTTCAGCATTGACAGCCTGATCAGCGGGCAGCAGGCCCTGCAGCCCTCGCCACCTGCTGAGCTGGCCCACCCCTCTCTGGGCTTAACTGGGACCGAACTAGCCCCCAGCTGCTCCGCCGGCACCTCAGAGCCTCCCTGCTTCCAGCCACAGCCCGTCAGTCCTGGTTTGCTGAGCCGAGCCGGCCCCAACGCTTTGGCGTACCCCTACGCTGCCTCGCCGCCCCATCTACCCGTAGGGCAGGGCAGCTACTCACCCGGCAGCCCGCAGCTCTACGGGGCTCCCAGCAGACTGGCGTTGCCCACTGTGCGCCCCACTGCCTGCCCTGAGCACAAcgagcagctgctggggctcCCCGCATCGCCCCTCGGCCAGTTCAGCTCCGGCAATGCCTACGGCAGGCAGCCCAACTTCAGCACCGGCCTGGAGCGGTACATGTGA